The sequence GAGTCATTCCTGATGAGGTACGGTTCATGATTTGAATGAATTCAGTATGAAAATACTGATTAAGAATCACTTTTCCAATATCATGGAGCAGACCAGCCACAAATGCCTCACCTGCAAACCTTGAGCGGTAATTGCGGGCAAGCATTCTTGATGCTACACCACAGGCTATGGAATGCTCCCAGAACCTGGAGATATCAAACAGAGGAGTGTTTTCGAGGTTTTTGAAGACATCAAAGACAGAAAGTGAGAGTCCCATATCCTTGACAGTATTAAAACCAATCACGACAATGGCCATATTTACTGTCGAAATTTCTCTGGGGAACCCGTAATATGCCGAATTGGCCAGTTTCAGAATTCTTGCTGTAAGGGCCTGATCGGTTGAGATAAGTCTGGCCAGTGATGCTGCTGAGGTCTTGGGGTTATCGACAAGTTCTATCATTTTAGAGACTACAGTCGGAAGAGTAGGCAGCCCAATGATACTCTCTGTAATCCGTTTTATCCTGCCAGGGTCGGGGTTATTTGCTTTAGCCATTTTTTTCCTGCACTGATCTACTTTCAGAAGACTGGTTTTTCCGCAGTCTGTTTCTCCTGATAAACCATTTTTGATTCCTATGGATTTTTATTCAGAAAACCAAAGGCAGGCGAGTATATTTTTATGCCTCTAAGTCTACGATGTACCCACTATCTCTTCTTGCACGCATCCCGGTCTGTGACTTTTTTTCCTCAGAACCGCGATTCCTTTTCTTCTGTTTTTCTCTTTGTTCCCGCCTTTTGTCATTTGGATCAACTACTTTGCCTTCCGCGGACTCAGGCTCAACAGGCATTCTTATTTTCTGCTCTGCTTCATTTCTGTGCATCTCAGCATTCTTTTCCTGATACACAACAGGATTCCGGTGAGTATCGCTCTGAAAACGGTCCACCTGGCCAGCATTGGAAACCGAGACATGTACGTTAATTTCACTCATGTTTACCCCGGCTGCACCTCAGGTCTTCTGCCTTCCGTTTATAAATTAGTAAACTTCAGGTACGGCTGCAAATGCCCGGGAAAATTCTCAGGCATTAATCTTCTGCAGCAGTTTTGACCTGAGCTTAAGGATCGCTTTGGAGTGTATCTGGCTTACCCGTGATTCGGTAATATTGAGCACCACTCCGATTTCCTTCAATGTCAATTCTTCATAGTGGTAAAGGGCTACTACCAGCTTTTCCTTTTCCGGCAGGTTGGCAATAGCATCCTTGAGAATGTTTTTTACCTCTGTAAAGCCAAGTTCCTTAAGAGGGTTGTCACTCCCTGGATCCTCAATAGTGTCGATAATTCTGAGTTCTTTTGAATCAGATTCCCTGTCAGGTATCGCTTCCTCAAGGGAGATAATTGTAGTCGGGGTCACCTCAGAGAGTATATCCTCATACTCCTTCATAGTGATGCCCAACTCCTCGCATACCTCATCATCGTAGGGAATTCTTCCAAGCTCATTTTCCAGCTTGGCGAATACCCTTTGTAAATCTCTTGATTTCTGACGTACAGAACGGGGAACCCAGTCCAGCGCCCTTAATTCATCTAAAATAGCGCCCCGGATCTTGTGCCCGGCATAAGTTTCAAATTTGAAACCTCTTTCCGGCTCAAATGTCTCAACAGCTTTTATAAGTCCCATGATTCCGGAACTTGTAAGATCGTTTCGGTCTACAGAATTCGGGAGATTAACCGCAAGCCGATTGACTATATATTTCACAAGATGAGCATACTCCACAAGCAGCTTGTCTTTTGCAATTTTCGAGTCGGTTTCTTTATATTCCCGCCACAGATTATCAAGACTGGACATTTTCACTCACTCCGATACTGCTTTTAATAT is a genomic window of Fibrobacter sp. containing:
- a CDS encoding HDOD domain-containing protein, with protein sequence MAKANNPDPGRIKRITESIIGLPTLPTVVSKMIELVDNPKTSAASLARLISTDQALTARILKLANSAYYGFPREISTVNMAIVVIGFNTVKDMGLSLSVFDVFKNLENTPLFDISRFWEHSIACGVASRMLARNYRSRFAGEAFVAGLLHDIGKVILNQYFHTEFIQIMNRTSSGMTLDEAEKEVIGTSHSRIGAWLAEKWNLPRIISDTILNHHTPWESKQDPVFVAIVSIANYLCHISGMGHSGRATASIPDSRIWEIFQRENIPVDEPDIGTLQSEFLVEFDKSETFVSFIHDNEQK
- a CDS encoding FliA/WhiG family RNA polymerase sigma factor, coding for MSSLDNLWREYKETDSKIAKDKLLVEYAHLVKYIVNRLAVNLPNSVDRNDLTSSGIMGLIKAVETFEPERGFKFETYAGHKIRGAILDELRALDWVPRSVRQKSRDLQRVFAKLENELGRIPYDDEVCEELGITMKEYEDILSEVTPTTIISLEEAIPDRESDSKELRIIDTIEDPGSDNPLKELGFTEVKNILKDAIANLPEKEKLVVALYHYEELTLKEIGVVLNITESRVSQIHSKAILKLRSKLLQKINA